Genomic segment of Pirellulales bacterium:
GTTTCGCCGACCGAGTGACCACCGATTCGCATGGCAATGTAATTGCCGTAAAGAATCCCAGCGGGCCGCTCCGCGTGATGCTTGCCGGACATTGCGATCAGATTGGCCTGTTGGTGCAGCATATCGACGCCGAGGGTTATCTCTATTGCCAGACGATCGGCGGCTGGGACCCAATCCAGTTGATCGGCCAACGGATGACGGTCTGGACGACCGGAGGCGCGATCCCCGGCG
This window contains:
- a CDS encoding M42 family peptidase: MDAAAQDFLRKILETPSPSGYERPVQEIVRQYVAGFADRVTTDSHGNVIAVKNPSGPLRVMLAGHCDQIGLLVQHIDAEGYLYCQTIGGWDPIQLIGQRMTVWTTGGAIPG